A portion of the Pseudomonas protegens CHA0 genome contains these proteins:
- a CDS encoding thioesterase II family protein: MRKVPSAWLRRYPQPQPPRCRLVCLPHAGGSASFFNDWRGQLPADVELVSVQYPGREERLSESWPGSLEWMAGTITRALSDLVDRPLVLFGHSMGAALAYEVAARMQQQGSAPQRLIVSAHPAPHRQRSGELHLGPDEDLLANVRRLSDGAPSPLDDPALRDLYLPALRNDYRLIECYRGAPGRALDLPLSVCLGARDTEVDQDEAYAWAEVSAQVTDFQAFPGGHFYLREQQAELLRHLTRLLAGHGEQPWQCWPSTP, encoded by the coding sequence GTGAGAAAGGTTCCCAGTGCCTGGCTGCGTCGTTATCCGCAGCCGCAACCGCCGCGCTGCCGCCTGGTGTGCCTGCCCCATGCCGGTGGCAGCGCGAGCTTTTTCAACGACTGGCGTGGCCAGTTGCCGGCGGATGTCGAGCTGGTCAGCGTGCAGTACCCGGGGCGCGAAGAGCGCCTGAGCGAAAGCTGGCCCGGCAGCCTGGAGTGGATGGCGGGCACTATTACCCGGGCCCTGTCGGACCTGGTGGACCGGCCCCTGGTGCTGTTCGGCCACAGCATGGGCGCGGCCCTGGCCTATGAGGTGGCGGCGCGCATGCAGCAGCAGGGCTCGGCGCCACAACGGTTGATCGTGTCCGCGCACCCCGCGCCCCATCGCCAGCGCAGCGGCGAACTGCACCTGGGCCCGGACGAGGACCTGCTGGCGAATGTGCGACGCCTGTCGGACGGTGCGCCGTCGCCCCTGGATGACCCGGCGCTGCGCGACCTGTACCTGCCGGCGTTGCGCAACGACTACCGGCTGATCGAGTGCTACCGCGGTGCGCCCGGCCGCGCCCTGGACCTGCCCCTGAGCGTGTGCCTGGGGGCCCGGGACACCGAGGTGGACCAGGACGAAGCCTATGCCTGGGCCGAGGTCAGCGCCCAGGTCACCGACTTCCAGGCCTTCCCCGGCGGGCACTTCTACCTGCGCGAGCAACAGGCCGAACTGCTGCGCCACCTGACCCGGCTGCTGGCCGGCCATGGCGAGCAGCCGTGGCAGTGCTGGCCCTCGACCCCATGA
- a CDS encoding isochorismate synthase yields the protein MSESCLSGLTRALRKGESLARRRGRAVLVVYSLAAERLEPLRLFAANRQVFGQSLFWSSDQGALALAGFGCTEEISPPAAERFAASTQAWRQLLLQAHQVGPKRAYLCGGFAFDPQGPRSAQWQSFAATSLVLPRILLLREGEQQHWLFSLWVEPGADVAQCAGALEAEWALLQARYTHAPLAQMPVGTQAEDDTQAAGRWQDCVARAIARIQGGELSKVVLAREVCLRASRSIPCGPLLENLRAAYPQAFLFAFSRGDSCFLGATPERLVRLARGTLNTVALAGTCARGQHEQQDAELGQALMDSAKDRHEHALVVQTLREALQPYCAMLEIPPQPQLHRLAHVQHLLTPVLGRLRPQVDLLQVVDALHPTPAVGGLPRGKALGYIREHEQLDRGWYAAPVGWLNAEGDGEFAVALRSALIRGNQAHLFAGCGIVGESDPASEYQETCLKLRTIGEALRPQPAATYEKLGLSL from the coding sequence ATGAGTGAATCCTGCCTGTCCGGCTTGACCCGGGCCCTGCGCAAGGGCGAATCCCTGGCCCGACGCAGGGGGCGGGCGGTGCTGGTGGTGTACAGCCTGGCCGCCGAGCGCCTGGAGCCGCTGCGGCTGTTTGCCGCCAACCGCCAGGTGTTCGGCCAGAGCCTGTTCTGGTCCAGCGACCAGGGCGCCCTGGCCCTGGCCGGGTTCGGCTGCACCGAAGAAATCAGCCCGCCGGCCGCCGAGCGTTTTGCCGCCAGTACCCAGGCCTGGCGCCAGTTGCTGCTGCAGGCCCATCAGGTAGGGCCCAAGCGGGCCTACCTGTGCGGCGGCTTTGCCTTCGACCCCCAGGGCCCGCGCAGTGCCCAGTGGCAGTCGTTCGCCGCCACGTCCCTGGTGCTGCCGCGGATCCTGCTGCTGCGCGAAGGCGAGCAGCAGCACTGGCTGTTCAGCCTGTGGGTCGAGCCCGGCGCCGACGTGGCCCAGTGCGCCGGTGCCCTGGAGGCGGAGTGGGCCCTGTTGCAGGCGCGCTATACCCACGCCCCCTTGGCACAGATGCCCGTTGGCACCCAGGCCGAGGACGACACCCAGGCCGCCGGCCGCTGGCAGGACTGCGTGGCCCGAGCCATCGCGCGGATCCAGGGCGGCGAGCTGAGCAAGGTAGTACTGGCCCGGGAAGTCTGCCTGCGGGCGAGCCGCAGCATTCCTTGCGGGCCGCTGCTGGAAAACCTCAGGGCGGCCTATCCCCAGGCCTTCCTGTTCGCCTTCAGCCGTGGCGACAGCTGCTTTCTCGGCGCCACGCCGGAACGCCTGGTACGCCTGGCCCGCGGCACCCTCAACACCGTGGCACTGGCCGGCACCTGCGCGCGCGGCCAGCATGAGCAGCAGGACGCGGAACTGGGCCAGGCCCTGATGGACAGCGCCAAGGACCGCCATGAACACGCCCTGGTGGTGCAGACCCTGCGCGAAGCCCTGCAGCCCTACTGCGCGATGCTGGAGATTCCCCCGCAGCCGCAATTGCACCGCCTGGCCCACGTCCAGCACCTGCTGACCCCGGTGCTGGGGCGGTTGCGGCCCCAGGTCGATCTGCTGCAAGTGGTGGATGCCCTGCACCCGACCCCGGCGGTGGGCGGCCTGCCTCGGGGCAAGGCCCTGGGCTATATCCGCGAGCATGAGCAACTGGACCGCGGCTGGTACGCCGCCCCGGTGGGCTGGCTGAACGCCGAGGGCGATGGCGAGTTTGCCGTGGCCTTGCGTTCCGCCCTGATCCGCGGCAACCAGGCGCACCTGTTTGCCGGTTGCGGCATCGTCGGTGAGTCGGACCCGGCGAGCGA
- a CDS encoding isochorismate lyase yields MKTPEQCSGLDDVRCGIDAMDQQIIQALGLRLAYVKAAAQFKPTEDSIAAPERVAAMLPQRRQWAEQASLDPMFVVPLFAQIIHWNIAQQVRHWRRQHGLDQGAQDE; encoded by the coding sequence ATGAAGACACCCGAGCAGTGCAGCGGCCTGGACGACGTCCGCTGCGGTATCGACGCCATGGACCAGCAGATCATCCAGGCCCTGGGCCTGCGCCTGGCCTACGTCAAGGCGGCGGCGCAGTTCAAGCCGACCGAGGACAGCATTGCCGCCCCGGAGCGGGTTGCGGCGATGCTCCCGCAACGTCGGCAATGGGCCGAGCAGGCGAGCCTGGACCCGATGTTCGTGGTGCCGCTGTTTGCCCAGATCATCCACTGGAACATTGCCCAGCAAGTGCGCCACTGGCGCCGTCAGCACGGGCTGGATCAAGGAGCCCAAGATGAGTGA